The Schistocerca americana isolate TAMUIC-IGC-003095 chromosome 9, iqSchAmer2.1, whole genome shotgun sequence genome includes the window TAAAAGGTGAAAcaaaagttatttctggcgttccccaaggtagtgttataagccctttgctgttctttatctgtaTAAAGGATTCGGGGGACAATATGAGCAggcgtcttaggttatttgcagatgacgctgacgtttatcgactagttaagtcttcagaagataaaaacaaattgtaaaacgattgagaaaaaatatgtgtattgtgctgaaattggcaattgatcctaaacaaCGAGAAGTGttaggtcatacacatgagtgtaAAAGCGAATCAgttaaacttcggatacacgataaacCAGGCAAATCTAAAGGCCGgaaattcaattaaatatctatGAATgagaattacgaagaacttaaattggaaggaacacatagaaaatgctgtgaggaaggctaaccaaagactgcgttttaatcgcaggacacttagaaaatgtaacaggtccgctaaagagactgcctacactatgcgtatccgtcctcttttagaatactgctgtgcggtgtggcatcctcaccagataggactgacggagtacatcgagaaagttcaaagaagggctgcacgttttgtattatcgcgaagtaggggagagagtgtcactgaaatgatgcaggatttgggttggacatcactaaacaaaggagtttttcgttgcggaggaatcttgtcaacaaatttcaatcaccaaaacgttctccttcgaatgcaaaaatattttgttgacaccgaccaacattgggagaaacgatcaccatgataaaataaggaaatcagagctcgcacggaaagataaaggtgttcgttcttACCGCGcaccatacgagattggaataatagaggattgtgaacgtggttcgaagaaacctctgccaggcgcttacatgtgatttgcagaccATCCACGTAGATCAAGATGTAATATTTTTGTTTGTGGAAGCTACttcagccgtggtaaaatttgctgttttgaagagcgcgccgcagcgcgtagtgtgaagcagacgtcctccgtttctggcggtggcgccgctgtggcagtcgcagctttggtgtctccctctggtgggaaaggggaaagtttgtggcggcgttcgtagcgacaagcaattcgctgtagaaacggcttacgaagtcaccgccacacttttaatagcgggccgaccggtccgctggaacagtgaacagaaagatgaaaacccaaacactctgattaaataaaagtcggtacttatctttattaacgaagatacagaacacattagtggactccgtgtctacagagatctgtctagttcgagtcggagcggctaggtcagcgtcggctgcgatgaacacacaactgactagcaagtacacaattcggtggcgagtatacaactgagcggcgaatacagaactgtcctagcgctcgcgactccagcgcttaagaagccagaagccagcggtggcgcgcgcagacttgcggcgatttcctgtctcgctggcgctgcttatgcggacggcgtccggacttggatgctgccaaccttttggcagcgggcgcgggtggcattactggctaggatataacactcatcccccccaaatcgccgcaccgtcgttgaataatgacgtggcgagcgtcgacggcgggggaggggtctggccgcaggcgtagcagaagagaccggggcggagactgttgtcggtggcagtccccggtccgcaccccagcattggctgcgcggggcttcgggaaacaccgactgaaaaccgaggtcagggtgcacgcctgtgaccacgggcgcagcttctggtactggacgcgacggggcgtcgggacccacgaagagaggcagcgtctcctgacgctgcgtcgactgctgctgagtgggcgccggacaaggcgctgcggtgtcagactccttgggggagcccaaggaaagcggctgcaggacaggctgcacagccaccgcttgggaaggcggcccggctgaggggtcgacgtccatcagctccgaaggcggtggcgactgaagagggaccgcaggcgccggagcgaccacctggggcgctcccggatgaagctgcgcgggaggcatcaacgggacgggctgtcggcgtggtagcggcgacggctgctgctgctgccctgggggcggcagcgaagtcggaaggcgcggctggaacccgccgcggaccaaatctgtggacaaagaacgagcggcagaatccgggcggccagcgcggcgcaactggttctgatgcctcctgtgcaccccagtagcaccttgaacagtataaaaaccgcgaccctggacacttatcacggtaccacgttcccaacgacggcgaccgtgataaactctgaaaaaaacggcgtcgttgcgctgaaaacgcgtgcgatgctcagaagcggcgggtcgatccggggggtgcaagaaccgtagtagggtgcgatgacgacggccgtggagaagctccgcaggcgaagggccgtcgcgtggcgtggtccggtacgacgacaggaacgtgatgagggcctgctgacgagagtgcgtagcacgaaggcggtccatatgatccttgaatgtgcgtacaaaacgttccgctgcaccattcgattgagggtggaacggcggagtaagaacatggcgaatgccattggcagaacaaaaactttcaaattcagcagaggtaaattgtggaccattgtcagacactaaaacttctggaagaccctcaatacaaaaaattgaagtcaacgcctgtatagtttgtgcagacgttgtagactgcatgggcacaacaaacggaaaattactaaatgcatctatcacgatgagccaacgagaattccaatatggaccagaggaatcaatatgtactcgctgccagggaccggcagggcgtgcccactcaaaatagcgttgaggcggagcagcttggtgttcggcacacgtcgaacaatctgtagacatctgcgtaatctgcttatcaatgccgatccatgtacaatgacggcgggcaagctgcttggtgcggaccactccccaatgaccttgatgcaacaagtcgaggaccttggattggagcacttggggaaccactacacgaagctggtcattctcggtgcgtaacagcaaaactccgtgcgaaacagacaacagatgacgttgcggataatagcgacgaaccacaggatccgatatgtcctttgccttggacggccaaccacgttgaacaaaacgtaatagtaaactcagatgaggatccgtagctgtctcacgtgccacctgacgataatcaatcggaaaatcccggagggattgatgctcatcggcgtcaatctgatggcaagagtcgtcagaggaatcgaagacatcatccgcagcaatcggcaatctagaaagcgcgtcagcgtttgcatgctgagctgtagggcgatacagtatctcatactggtattgtgataacaaaagagcccaacgttgtagtctctgagctgtccgctgaggaactggtttagacggatgaaacagtgacgtcaggggcttgtgatctgtcactaaatagaatggtctaccatagaggtagtgatggaattttgtgacaccgaacacaatagccaacgcttccttgtccaattggctataattacactgagctttgtttagcaatttagatgcgaacgcaataggacgttcggtgttaccgactcggtgagacaacacagcaccgaggccgaaagaagaggcatcacaagctaacaccagaggcttgttagggtcgtaatggaccagacaacgatcattcaataaagcctctctAAGCTGCTGAAAGGccgattggcaatcagctgaccacacaaacggaacattcttacggcggagacgatgcaacggtgcagcaatctgtgatgcattaggtataaacctaatataatacgtcaatttgccaagaactgcttgcaattcacgcagattgcgaggggcgggcaaatcacgaatagctgctaaatgtgactgggagggatgaatgccttgagcattaataacatgtcccagatactccatctccgtaaggaaaaatgaacatttatcgatgttgcaacgtaggcctgcctgagacaacactttaaacaaacactccaaattacggaaatgttcagcaggcgtccgaccggacacaacaatatcgtctaaatagttgcaacacgatggcacattagccagaagttgtgacaaaaaacgctgaaaaacagctggagctgacgcacaaccaaaaggcaaacgcagaaaacggaacaaccccaacgacgtgtttatgacaaaatactgttgtgattgctcgtcgaggggcaattgcaaatatgcttcacggagatcaattttggaaaagaaacgagcttcccccaacttatccatcagctcgtccggtctaggcaaaggaaaagaatcaatgacagtctgaggattaactgtcgacttaaaatcagcacgcaaacgtaacttgccagacggtttctttataataactaagggagaagcccactggctcgctgaaacgggttgaataacaccgttgttttgccaacgacgaagttcatcttctacaggtgcccggagggcgtgaggcactggacgagcacgaaaaaatcgaggctgagcattatcttttaacgtaatatgagcggcaaagttcgcagcacaacttagttcgtctttaaatatgtcactgtatagtttacacaaatcggttatgctgtcttgaggaacaacaacagaattaatttgcaacacattgtcttggatagacaggccaaacaagtcaaaacagtctaatccgaaaatgtttacactgtctgtagcgcggagcactgtgaatgaaactgtttttgtattgccacggaatgtggctggcacgctacatacacctaacacaggaatttgttctccactataagtagccaaagaatgttttgccgccgaaagtttagggcggccgatagccgcatacgtagcactatttatgagagtcacagacgcaccagtgtctaattgaaaattgaaggtcttatcctggatgcgtagcttcacaaatagtttattacactgtctctggatcggtgcagtggaggcggaagacacaaaatcagcgcgtttagcgcgtgttcgctgcttacgacaactcgtgggttgggcgggtggaacaacaactcccgcgtcactcgcagtctgtacattacgttttacagcgtttgaattacgcttgggtcgcatagcagagggctgggtgggtggcttattgcgaacaagtttattacccacacgaaccgtggaagagtctttaaacgcgaccttctgggcgggctggctttgaagaacatgaatatccatgggctgggcagcactagaattgttcttgcgtttacgcaaacaaacagtctggatgtgtcctttcctttgacaaaagtgacaaaccgcgtttcttaacgggcaacgttcacgaggatgagcaagaacacacttagggcaagacttaactctatcattttgcacacgcggctgacgaatgtgtttaacatgacgcggccggctagtgtttacagtctgactctgccggtggggccgcgggcgtgacataacttgcttagcacaggcaatttgagaaatacatggctgatctaactcacactcagcatagtcaaaagtatcttgggcttcaatgatgttcatcacagtctctaatgacgggtcaggcaactttaagatagcagcacgaatacgagaatctgcaatgttttgagtaatagcgtctcgtaacatgacatcactgtaggaagctccacacacacaattaaatcggcactgacgggtgaggccccgtaaatctgttaaccactgtttatcagattgatgtggcagtttctttaatccgaagaacttgaatctggctgctgccacatgaactcgcgactcgaaatactcagcaagcttgttaacaacaacgtcatagtctaaagcttctggctgggattccgggaacaacttacaaagtagtcgatagacttccacgcctgcagtggaaattaaataaagctgccgctcagtacctgtgattttgtagactgtcatgtgcgcctgcaactgcgcgaaatattctcgccattcttctcgagatgtatcaaaagcacggaaaggtggtgctgcctgtgcttgttccttttgtgttggtggattagccgcttgtttggcgattgcttccaccaaactttgtatttgctgactctgtaacaagatcaactgttgtaattcggcagacatagtgaacacaaattaaaccagcccccaaaattttatcgctataattagtataaccagaaacaagttgaaccagccctgcacacgagttcggaagtcctcgtcgccagttttgtggcggcgttcgtagcgacaagcaattcgccgtagaaacggcttacgaagtgaccgccacacttttaatagcttgTTTCTTTTTCCCTATGAATATTTAGAGGCTGCTTTCTGATTATAGCCTAATTTAAATCAGAAAGCAGCCTCTAGAAGTTtggactgtatgagctttcgggtagagaaccttgccgctcccttttgacacggccgtagttacgaccgctcacaacagcctccgaaagactacactggtgcaaatctgcaacacaccagataactttaaactaagagtttaaacaatttacacaagcacacataccatgcaccccccgtaggagggatggaaacggttcaaaacactaacaattaaaatattaaccttgccatcgaatgtgcaacttgattttaacttctaagaaaagcctTACGGTgacagggtggcaactttatatagtaaaatgatcatttaaataaaagcccatgaaatgcaatcttatataaaattctacaaggttggccaatcaatagttaagatgctctacagtacacagataccacaTCTCAAGATCATTGGCAATAAtaccaaagtttccaaagatcaaaacatatttcaggtattaggccgttacactccaagcaataaattcgttaacacaccaaatccgacaagcatgacagaggcagctactaacgtacggtagattgatagggagattaccgaacaacctgaaccgcaggttgctctaacccgcccctactccacaagagaAAAATGCTTTTATgcgctattaaagtgaataaaattcccatttgttaaaagcaatttgtttatgatttcatcagttactccctgtcaactacttccatgcttacatagtgtgagtaaatgtgttaatgttcttgatgaatcgttagtaaaataaaataaattcttaagaatattctttgaaaataaatcacggttcactacTGTACACTGGTTCTAGTATGGTATGTCATAAATAACACATTTTATTTTCTGATCACTGTCTGGCACTGTCTAGtaatagaattaaatagaaataaaagaaagtggtGTGTTCCTTTCCAGGAACTGTGTCTTTATAATTTTACTTTGCATTTTGAACGAGGCAAACTGATTGAGCGTGTCACAAAAGTGAAGTTTAGCAAAGTGAATAACGCAGACGGTGACCATTAGCAGAGAATTAGTTTGTTCGCACTGTGGTTCAGCTTGCGAGGGTACCCGGTCCGTCGTACATGCTGGCCATAGATGAAAATAACAGAAGTGGGAGGTAGAGATGGCCGACGGTTGGAGAACAGCCAGCGTTTCTGGCGCAAGTCGGCGAGACGCGAATAGTTTACGCTGGTGTAGACTACGGGCAGCGGCTGCGGCAGCGGGAAGCGCACAGAACGACAATCCGACAGCCGTCGGGTCGAGTCCCTATGCGGAAacttcttttattttcagttacactacaaataaaccgaaataacgcTCAGTACACGATGTTTATATTTTCGTAAAAGGCACGAAAAGTAAAGGCAGAGGATAATTTCCGGCTGCAAACAAATTTCGACGAAACGATTGTAAGGCTTACTTGAGAACTACTTACTTGATAACTACGTATACAGAATCAGATACTTTTGTTACTGTCCACTTGACTGCTCACAGGTGTTGCGGTGATATTCGTCATAAAAACAGGGGAAGCAATAATTTTCGTGGTGTCTTGCACACGTTACAAACGCCGCTTTGTAACAGTTATGTGGTTGTTTTACAGTtgcattcataaaaggttctctcttATCACACAATGCGTAACGCATAATTTAGCCAAATACTGACAACGATAGCCGGTGATGTGCATTCGAACATTTTGATACAGTCTTCTCGGAATGCGATTTCTCTTTCTCGATAGATAAGAGCAATTCTTAAGCTTTTTCATAAAATTCTTTACCTGTCGAGCGGAGTGCATTTGTGTGTGAACGACAGTAATAATACAGCATCTCAATCCTTCTTCATCctgaaaaataataaaagtacCTGAATTTAGATACGAAGTTCTCGTATACGTATTATAATCCCTTCATGGATTTTATTTGCTGTACCAAAATTTCCTTTACCTTTtctttttattccttttattaaAATATCAATAAATACAGTATATCGAGcgctatttcggtttatttgcggtGTAAGTACTGAAAAAATtgaagagaaaggaaagaaaaaaagtctGCAGACAGGTGCTCAATCCCACGACTCTGGGATTACCGTTCCGCACTCTTTCCGCTGCACCAACCCCTGTCTGGAAACTGTGCTACCTGTATGGGTCACGTTTCGCTCGACTTTCACCAAAAACGCTGTTTTTTCTAAACTCCTGGCCATCTGGATCTCCCACTTCTATCCAGGCGGTGCGTTAACCAAAAACTTGGAAAAACCGGTGACgtagagtacatctacatctatatggatactctgcaagtcacatttaagtgcctggcagagggttcaacgaaccacctttacaataattctctccTATTTCCATATTGTACAgttcgcaggaaaaacgaacacctacactacgtgatcaaaagtatccggacacccccaaaaatacgtatttcatagtaggtgcattgcgctgccacctactgccaggtactccatatcagcgaccgcattagacatcgtgagggagcaaaatggggcgctccgcggaactcacggacttcgaacgtggtcaggtgtcacttgtgtaatacgtctgtaagcgagatttccgctCCTACACATCCCTCGGTGCACTGGTTCCGATGTGATCGCGAAGTGGAaacaaagggacacgtacagcacaaaagcgtacaggccgacctcgtctgttgactgacaggtactgccgacagttgaagatggtcgtaatgtgcaataggcagacatctatccaaaccatcacacaggaattccaaactgcatccggatccactgcaagtactatgataggtgggaagtgaaaaaacttggatttcatgctcgagcggctgctcataagccacagataACGCCGGTAATTGCCGAACAACACCTagattggtgtaaggaacgtaaatattggacgagtgaacagtggaaaaacgttgtgtggagtgacgaatcacggtacacaatgcggcaatccgatggcagggtgtgggtatggctaatgcccggtgaacgtcatctgccagcgtgtgtaatgacaacagaaaaattcagtggcggaggtgttgtggtgtggtcgtgtttttcctggaggggggggggggcttgcaccccttgttgttttgtgtggcactatcacagcacaggcctacattaatgttttaagcaccttctttctacccactgttgaagagcaattcgaagatggggattgcatcttgcaacacgatcgagcacctgttcatcacgcacggcctgtggcggagtgtttacacgacaacgACATCccacgggctgccattccccagaaaGCCTTCCAGCGCCCGCAGGAGTGGACGccgtcatcaagactaagggcgggccaacaccatattgaattccagcattaccggtggagggcaccacgaacttgtaagtcattttcagccaggtgtccggatatttttgattagatagtgtatacatctttccgtgcgaacactgatttctcttattttattatggtggtcgcttctccctttgtaggtaggcgtcaacaaaatattttcacattcgaaggagaaagttgctgattgaaacgaaaaacgcctttgttttaatgatgtccactccaaatcctgtattattgcagtgccactctctctgatatttcgcgataatacaaaacgtgctgcccttctttgaactttctcgatgtactccgtcaatcctatctggtaaggatccaaaactgcgcagcagtattctaaaagaggacggacaagcgtcttgtaggcagtctctttagtagatctgtttgaAAGCTatcatttaaataataaaaatagaacagtgaaagttctctttaaataataaaaatgtaagacTGACGTACTGTTTCAGATTGTAAGCTCTGCGgtgtaataataaatgaactgtcgtaCTGGAACCTGCGCGGTCATAATGTGAAAGCGAAGCTGCACTCTAATGATAATTAACTATGGTAATGTAAAGGGAAGTCTTTGTTATTGTAAAAGTTGTCATTCTGCAAGAATTGTGAACAGTA containing:
- the LOC124551178 gene encoding vegetative cell wall protein gp1-like; this encodes MDQSALYCALADNEAAAGSGGANVRNDSQALAYVAGYILQKMGVTPETNCSAYLVRGGFQPRLPTSLPPPGQQQQPSPLPRRQPVPLMPPAQLHPGAPQVVAPAPAVPLQSPPPSELMDVDPSAGPPSQAVAVQPVLQPLSLGSPKESDTAAPCPAPTQQQSTQRQETLPLFVGPDAPSRPVPEAAPVVTGLPPRPDNGGGGGVGAAVPGRLATASGRQEPQ